AACACATGATGctcttatagaccatgatgcactgctgtagATTTACTACCCAAcgtttaaagtttttaaatttAGCTCAACcgtaaacatctacagcagtatGATGAAACAAATACACgttaatgcagcagtaatattcatccagaaacatcagacataaaacactgacagggaacATTTTGATAATTACTTAAGTAATAATACATCCACACTTTTACAGTTTTGAATGCAGCACTTTTCcttgttgtgaaatattttcataGTGTAGAACTGCTagttttacttgagtaaagatctgaatacttcttccatcactgtctAAAACTAAGTGGAGCTTTAAATGATAATGAGACTGAACTTGTATAGCACCTTGTTAGTCTTTATAACCACTCAAACCAGTGCTTTAATGCTACATTCAAGTTCATCACCAACTTGGGGAGCAATTTCTTTTACCCCACGGACACTTCAACATACAGACTGGAGGAGTAGGGGATGGATGGCTGATCATTCTTTCAGTTTCTCATTACCCAACACTAATTACACGAAGTTATTGCAAAATACTGAAGTTAGTGACTAATTTGTCAGTATAGTGGAGCATGTATTTGCTAAAGCAGCAGATATCCCCCCACAAGTGTGAATATTAGATTGCTACAACAACTTTACAAGGTGATAATAAGTCAGTTTTGTGAtcacagcttgttctgctgccccaaGTGGGCTGAGTGTGATTTTTTCACCTTAGTTTTACAGCCATAGTTTCTGTAATTGATGTGTGTTGCAAACTCTCTATGGGCCAGACAGCATCACACAAGCTGCAGTTGCCACTGTGGCCACTACACCAAAGTCACTGCAGAGTCCAGTATCGTTACCAAGGATTTGCCAAAATCAGTTTTTTGCACCTCCATCTGTCCGTGGAAGCAGCTCTGATGTCAAACAGAGCACGGTAATGACAGAAAGGGTCCTTGCGAATCAACTGACTTGCCGAGGTCACTTTCTATTAATCATGTGAACCACCACAGTTTTCATGAATTGGTCTCTCAGTAATGACTTATAACAAAGTGCAGACTGGAGGTTTTCTGAAAGCCATATATCTTAGCATCTGGCAAAGTTATTGTTGAGTCACTGCAATCGATCACGAACCCTTTTAAATCACAGTTTACTTTCCAACTCCTGAGGACCTCGGAGGTTAATGTGCAGCCAAATGCGTTTTATTCATTCCAGTGTAGATGGTACTGTCCTATCCTGTCAGTGAGAAAGACCATGTTTTGGCTGGTGGAGCAGTTTTGTGAATACAATATACACAGACCAGTGACAGAGATATATTACCCTGCTGCTTTTCCATCAACCACTTTGAACCTACCTGCTTATACTCTTTATTTGAACAATTAAACAGACTGGGATACCGTGTTCTTCCTTTGGGATGTAAATCTCTGGTGGCAGTGAACAGCAGTTGGAGAACAACAGATGGACTCGTAACAGGTTACAAATGGCTTTTGGCTTCGTGCACTCAGCCACAGCAGAAAAgtaggagaaaaacaacaagagttTGGTGTGGGGAATTCAGTTTCACCTCAGTCCTGCCCACAGGGGCGCAGAGGGATATTAGATTATGAGGCAGCCAGACCCAACATCAAATCTGTTGCTCCGAAAGGTCACCAACACCCTGAAACAGGCATGGCCCCTGTCCATCACAGGGACTGAAGCCTTTTTTTGACCCCATCATGGCATCCTGGTTGATTTCAAAGACCAAACTCACACAGCTGAGAGTCTAATGCTGTTTGGACTGAAAATGAGTCATTTGAAATTGGCTGGAAACATTATGTCACACTGGAGACCCCTGATAGAGAGAGATAATGAGCAGTTTTGTTGTTAACCAATCGGCTCataattgtttaatttttcCACTTAATTAAGACGTACAACTGTTTATTCAGAGGCTGTGCAAAACCAAATGTCAGGTCTCAGGCTTTGGACTGGCTTTGCATAAAtggggattttctttttcagctgaAAAGTAAACTGTCAAGTTGGGTTTAATTAATGTGTTGAATTTTGATTTGATAAAAGGTAATTTATCAACACTTACAGAAACCATTGTGCTTAATGGTTCTGGAGCTGTGAGCCCATGATCTGTCTCTAGAACTGTCTctcaattaaaaaataaaacgtcAACATTTGATAACTCTGTGGTTGCTACTTAAGCATTTGCTGCACATGTGCATGACCATAAAAGGAGCTTCATATGGCAACATCACACCAATGGTTCACATAAgacttcttcttttatttttgcacaaCAGCAGACAGCTTAAGCAGAGGAAAGATGTGTACTACACTTTGCAAAATATAAAtccaaaaacagcaacaacagagaGGTAGATtcttgaaaaataaatgcaaaataaatgcatttgttCCTTAATACTCAGTGGTTTATGGCCACTGTGAAAATAATGACCTCTTTTGCGCGTCATAAAAATAATTTAGCTTATAGTCTGGAGCGTCAGCCCTTCTCAGTGCTTTCTCAAATCTTTAAGGTGCAGTCAGAGATCAGAACAAAGACTCTGTAGTGATTTAGTCGGCTGTTGTGCTTTGCCATTTGTCGACTGTCTTGTGAATTACCACGATGACACGTTGGTGTCACGAATTCATGAATACTCTCAAGGCATCCAGGTACATGCAGAACACAGCTCATTTGTTATTCCTTCGCTCGTGCTGCTTTAGAGTCCATTTAAAGCAGAGACGCTCAAAAAAGCTGTACAAGCCGACACGGCCAACAACATCATGACaagcagacatttttttttttttaaatacatagtTAAATTTTATCCACAAAGTCGATGGCGTCCTACCTGAGGGTCAGGACCCCCAAACAGGTtccaagataaatctgaggggtcattcatccatttaaaaaaaaaaaaagcaatatattCATTACTTATTTTCTGACTCTTTTCCaatatttccctttttcttGCAAAACACTAGATAGTCTCTAGCCTTGGTGACTTCTAAAGTTGAATTAAATGATTTGAGAAGGGAAAATCACTGTGGTTAAACTGGTAATGACACATACACATTAAACATGTGACAAGGGGTCACATGTAAACAGAGATTAATCTTCAGGGGAAACAAGTGAAAAAGGCGTCAAACCACTGCTCTAAGTGTATGCAGGATCATTAAACTGTGCTAAGTGGACCACGGTTCTGGGGTCTGCACCCACAGCTCCAAGGCTCACTGTGTGTGAACTCATTTGCGCAAACTGAATTGAAACTTTTTCACAAATATGCAGAAGTAAAGCACCACACTGATATCATGAGGGCCTTAAGGTATGTTCTATTTTATTGCCCAATCTTTGGGAATCAACATTTTGGGGGACACACTTATTCCCttaagattgataccactctcatgtctgtgcagtaaCTCTGTAACTGGAGCCAGTAgtcggttagcttagcatagcataaagactggaaatagggaaacagctagcctggctatGTTCTGAGGTAACAAAATCCTCctagcagcacctctaaagctcactaataaaCATGCTATAGCTTGTTTATATTTTAACAATAAGTCAGTTTTACAGGATCGCTAATGTGGAAGCATCCActggttgcctagcaaccaATCCGGCCGAGAGCAGCACTTAATTCCCTTAAAACAGCAAATTTTATGCTTCAGTCTTTGTACGGATCAATCAAACGAGTCATAAAGCGAGCTACTCTAAGGTGGGTTCTGTGACCTTTGGAGGGAGCCAGGCTAgctatgctaaactaagctaaaatCAGCCGCATGCTGTGGCGGCGTATTTAGACGTGACAGTGGTATCGATGTTTGAAGCTACCTCACAACAAGAAAGCGAATAAGTatctttccaaaaatgtccacTATTCAGTTAAGGCTCTGTCTTGACAAGGATATCTATGTCACAATCAAGTTTAAGACCTCCATTATCTCAGTTTTGTGCTTATGCAAACTGCATATTCCCAAATTAATATGtttaatcaaattaccacaCAGCAAATCTGTGACCATGTAGGATTctggcacaaaaacaaatagttaGCTATTGTGCAGAGGGGAACAAAAGGAGAGTAAAGGGAGCCCAGGAGGTCATTGTAGCCCCTGTATCCCCGAGCAGATAAACCCGGCCATGTGTGTATCTTTTTGTAGATGTGTAAAGAGCTTGATCAATGATGACACTACAAAACATTACAGCACACTTCAGTAGGAACAGAAAAACGGAGACCGTGCTCACCAATCAGACTGAGGAAGAAGCCTGTAATggaaacatactgtatgttgaaGCTTACAGTGACACCCAAGTGGGTGGCTGAAGGTGTGCGCTGTCATGACTGAATTACAATGAGACAATGTGACTTAACGAGTGGCAGCAATAGACAAaccaggcttttttttttgtttagttttagtttgtttttttttacgtaTTTTGATATTTCCTTTAAGATTGTCACGGTGGTGCAGCAGTTCTACCTCAGATCTAAAAGGACTTTTTCCACGACTTGCAGAGGATCTTCTGGAAGGCGCGTCTAAAGTCCCTGTTGAAGATGGTGTAGATGGCCGGGTTGAGGGAGCTGTTACAGTAGCCAATCCAGAAGAAGAATTTAAAAAGCGGGTTAGGGATCTTACAGGAGTCCCTGCACACACCATACAGGCTGTAACTAAAGAAAAAGGGGAACCAGCACACAACAAACACCCCCATGACCACAGCCAGGACGAATGTAAACCTCTTTTCCCTGGCTTGAGAGATCTTTTTCCGGGCTAAGGAACTCCGGCGACGTTTCCTCCTGGAGGTGAAGAGGTCCATGGATTTGTTACTGACTCTGGAGATGCGAGTGGAGTGTTTGGAGTGGGAGCTTTTCTTCTGGCTGGCTCTCTTGGCTCTCTGGGACTCCTTGTGCTTGGGTTTGTGACCTTTGCCCTCTGAGGAGGAGCTCTCCTCCATGTCTGCGTCCTCAGTCTGCTGCCCGATGGTGACGGTGCGTTGGCTGGGCGTAGGCGGGCACTGACAGTGACCGTTCTCTTTCTCGCCATGGAAAGGGGAGGTGGCTTTGTTCAGTCCATTCTCAGTTTGCGTAACACCATCTGGCCTGGGATGTTTTTCCGACATgctcctggtcctggttttgGCCACTTGGTATATTCTGATATACACCAGGATCATGATTAAGCACGGGGCGAAGAAGGACACGatgctggaggagaggatgtACCAAGTGTCATCATTCAGCTCGCACTGAGGCTGAGAGCTGATATCATTGTTGCTTTCTATAGATAAGAGCGGCGGAGATGAGATGAACGCAGATATAAGCCACACAATTAAGATGATGCACTTGACGCGTTTGGGAGTCCGCTTCAGGTTGTACTCTACCGCCTGCGTAACGGACCAGTAGCGGTCCAGGCTTATTGCGCACAGGTGAACAATAGACGAAGTGCAGAACAAAACATCCAAAGCCAGATAAATGCCGCACCAAACTTTTCCAAAATACCAGTAGCCCATAAGTTCATTCGCCAGAGAAAACGGCATCACCAAAGTGGCGACCAGGATGTCCGCGGTGGCCAGAGACACCAGAAAAAGGTTCTGTGGGGCTTTCAGCGCCCTGCTCGTCAGCACCGCAATAACCACCAGAATATTCCCAACAACGGTAAAGAGAATGAGGAAACTCACAAGAGCAGCAATGCCAGCTATCGCTGCTAAAGAATATCCACTGTCCAGACCCCAGGAGGAATTGAGATGGACCACCGTGAACGCGTCCATTCCACTGGCGTTAAACGAATCCATCCCGACTGCGTGCGCGTTATGTATATCCAGGACTGGTTGTATCTTGGCATGAATTCACATCCAGCCCTCTAATGACTGAGGAGtccatcaaaaaaaaacaaaaaaaaaaaacgcgcAGCTCCGCGGCCAACTTACAAATCAGACGACGTGGATACGCGCGCACGAAAAGATTCCCACTTCACGGAGTCTGttgggggggtgaggaggggggatcTGGAGCCTGTTGATCATGCGAGAGCCAAGATAACTAATTTAAATGAAAGTTACTCTCCCACGCACCCTATTGTAGTCTTGTCATGCGTCTCCTGTTTTTCAGGAGTTGAGCGCAGTCCAGCCgcagctctccctccctcagcatGGTGCGCTCTCGCTCCTAATGATGCCCCATGTGTTGTTCGCATAAAACTCACCCACTGCTGCCACGCCCCCGGCACAGAGAATTATCCTTATATTGTTGGAATATGATAAGGCTGCAGAGTGTAGTTTAACTCCGATTATTTTAATATCCAAACTATCATCTTATTGTTATTAAACTGAAGAGAAAATGgttacatttaataaatgtcTGGCTCAATGTGAGGGAAAAGTTTATGTGTAGTCAGTGTTTTTGGTCTCTTTGCTGATTTTCTCCTTGCTCACTAAACCTTAACTCACTGGAGGTCAGTATTGCTGCACTCACAAGAGGTTGTTGAGCTAGTTGAggtaaaatacagaaatatgtgAGCAAAAACCCTACAGGCTCATGCAGGATTTCagtttggagctgtgtgtgtttgtgtggctgtggcAGTGGCAGTGGCAGTGGCAGGTGGGGTGGGTGGGTTTGGGGGTGTTGAGCTGAAGGGAAGCTGAAGATATGAGGCTTCTTGTTGGGATTTTGGAGTTGAGCTCATCAGTTGAGAGGCATTCAGACCCACCGCTGTGTAAATCAGGTATACAAGATGGAGTGGATTTTCAACAGTCTGATGTATTTCACCTCTATTTTTTACACACCTTCACACATCCACATTTTTAGGCTGAATTTtcactgctctcacacacacacacacacacacacacacacacacacacacacacacacacacacacacgtatatgcACTGGTTGAGGTTCCAGTTGGAGCATCTACAGAATTTCTAGGTGTTTTCCGTGACCTCTGCCATTTGTTGAGCGGTTGAATAAGATGGCTGATAATAAGGCATGGGGCCCTTAGGGTGGAGCTAATTTCATTGGACaggaataaaacatttccactgtgCTTTATTCGCTGTCAGGTAAACAGTTAATTCTACTTTTCATAGCTGTTTTTCACGTTGCAGAACAGAATAGCATGGTGCACTGCACACACCTGTGATGGAAGTCAAGTCTAACATAGATGTCCATCACATTCAGCTTATTTCAACAGTCACAAGCCATAACGGTTGAGAACTTCTTGCCCTTAACACAAAATTGGAATGGAATGATTCCATCCTAGATTGGAGTGAAAAGGAAAGGTGATGGAATGAATTGATTCTCCTCTAGGATTGAATGGAATGATTCAATTCTGAACTGGAATCAGTTAAATAAAATGCTAGAATGCATTCATGCTAGAATGGAATGGGATGGAATAATTCCATTCTGGAACTGAACGGCATGGAAGGCAATGGAATCATTCCATTCCAAAATTGAATAAGTCCATGTAATGGACTATTTTCATTCTGAAATGGAATTGAAAggaattatttcattttcatggaATTGAAAATGGAATAATTAATTTTAGGTTAGAattgaatgaaattaaatggAATGAAACTTTATTGTCCACCTTAACTGTAGTGTTTGGCTCTCTAAATAGTGTAAAAACAGCATGAGAACAtctaacacactgaacaagtaACACAGAACATGTGGTAACAAAATACCACTGAGATGACACAGCACTTATATACACTACACTGCAGTATGggaaaatacagataaaaaagctatacattatttttttaaggtttGGTGACGCCTCATCATGTTTGAATTTGTCTGATTCAGTCTCTCCattttgtaacatttgtttAAGCCTGAACCCATGGCGTCCACCCTGCAAGAGGCGGACCTCTGAGGACTTCAGCAGTACTTCAGTATCTGTTGAAGAGCGAGCTGAGAGTATGACTCACTGTCTTACCTCATCCCGATAGCTTGTCCAGAGAATTGAACCAGTGACCTCCCAGTCACAAGCCTGCCTCTGTCTGCTTCCTCAAACAGCTCCCAGGAGCTTCCATACCACcgcagcagcagacctgcaggtCCAGGTTCACATCCACAAATTCAGAGCTGCCAAATGACTGCAGAAGAgttatcattcattttttttttattgttaacatTCCCGAGAACTCACAGCTACAGTACCAACAAGTTCTAGCTTGCCATTTCATCTTTTCATACTTCCCGACAGACTGCACGCTGTTTACGTCTGTGTGAATACTGCACCAGATAACGTGTTGTGATGTGTATTTCTCAATTATTGATTGGAAGCTCGTCTCAATGTCCTCTTGTGAAATGCCAAccaatacacacatacaaaaaacaatttGCAGTTTCTTTGCGAGAGGAGACGAGGAAGGTCACCAGAGAGTGGCAATCCTCTGGGTTTAAAACGTGCTGAATGTGCAGGAGGTGAGGTGAGCAGTCGGCAATCACAGAAAATTCATGTTTGTCCACTTAATGATGGGAAATGAGGTTACTGCTTTTAGCCAGAAGTACTGCTCTGCTCTTATTGGTCTTGTGTGTATCACCACAGTAGGAAGGGTCTTCTTCTGTGCTTCTCATGTTCCTAAATAAcctttgtctgttgttttttggctctaatgtgtatttctgtgttgcGTTTGGTGTAACTGGTTTTGATATTCGCTTGTTTAGACATAGATGACATAGATGAATTGTGAAAATTAGCACAATTATTTTTGTCTGAGATCATAAAGATTTCACGCGTCAGATTCTGTTTAAAGGTCTTGGGGTGTACTACTGCATCTGTGAAATAAGTGTTATGGAGATTATTATGGCTCCAGGGGGAGTTGCGTTAAGTCTGATTTATCGCCTTAAGTGATGTCATGTGAGTCAGCACTGGCTGggcctgaaaatgaaaaaaatctgggGGTGTAGAGATAGAAATAAGTGACTTCACTAGACCTGTGCAGCCTGCTCTTCATCTCTGCTTGAAGCGACCCGCttgaggctacattagctgtGGGAAATGCATTGTGGTTATTGTAGGTGCCATGTTTTGACAAGGGAAAAGAATCATATGGAGTGTCGTGCATATCTGTGGTTCTGAtgcgtgcttttatttttgcactGTCCATCATGAGCCTGACAGTGTTATAGGAATGCTGCGCTAAATGAAGTTTATCTTACACACTTTGTGTAATTTAGTTGTacaattaattatattatatgtgGTAAATTATATGTATCATTATATTACTTTAATAATGTTGTTTGTGTACTATTTAAGTGACTCAGTATGTTCTCTAGTATGTCAAGTATTTAGTATGTCAAGTTGAGTATATCTACTGCCTCATCATGTGGGTGCTGATTGATGAAGATTCATCCAAGAGAAACTATAACCCGCTTATTAAACCCACCCAAGAGAGACAGGAGAACATTACTTGTTGTAGACCAGTTGATCCAAGCACTTCgcactttttgtgcaaattagCAAATTCACAAGTCTAAACCACATCGCTTGTATTgtatgatatttcttttttattaatttcatatttatttctctctagaagaagaaaaataagatcCTGTATTGCAGTCCAGCTGGGAACAATCATTTCACACTTTCTGCTGCCCTGTAGTTAATTGACAGAAAGACTGCTTTGGAAATAATATGACTTTATTACATAAGATttccttttgttctttgtttgctATATTTCAAGCAttgctttctttccttcttttttacttttcaccTTTTTATTGGATCAAGGTTGTGCCGGAGTACAATTTGACGTGCACaacacataaaatgtaaaacttttggtttgtttttcttctttttggtctttttatttagttttttaatggTCACATTTAAAGATCTTGTTCACCAGATAATATTAGGACCATATCCATCATTGTGAGTTCGACACTTTAGAATTAGCTCAGAAATTTAACTCAGTCCTTAATCTTTGTCTCAGGCGATGCTGGTTTCCTGAACATCAataacatttcagtgtttttaaaagtactGTATATTGAGCAAAACAGTTACATTGAGTGTTACTCACCAAAAACACACTGTATCTATCCTTGAGTTCTTACAAATGTGTTAAAAGAATTTTCCTCttcataaaatatttgaaaagcacatttttgaagGGTTTGAAATCCAACATTATTTACATCTACATTTACTTGCTAGCAGTCTTCATTTTTGCCTTTGTTGGCGCATTGCTGTATTTTTTGGCGTGTTACCGCCATCTGTGGCTTAATGGACTAGTATGTAACCGTTGGCAGGTTTGTGTACCGCGTCACCCACGTACATGTGCGTCCTTCTGCGTGAGCCAAGATAAACAAAACTGGGAGTCATACACTCATAAAAaatcagacattaaaaacattagattaactaaaataaatcaattgGTCAGTTGTTGGCAATCATTGATGTTTCGTAACGAGACAACAAATTACGAAACAGCAAACTTCACAATCAGATGCTTGTAGCATAGACGCACTGCCATCTTTCCAAGTCCATCGTTATGGGAGCGGGATG
The sequence above is a segment of the Pempheris klunzingeri isolate RE-2024b chromosome 23, fPemKlu1.hap1, whole genome shotgun sequence genome. Coding sequences within it:
- the LOC139222965 gene encoding alpha-2 adrenergic receptor translates to MDSFNASGMDAFTVVHLNSSWGLDSGYSLAAIAGIAALVSFLILFTVVGNILVVIAVLTSRALKAPQNLFLVSLATADILVATLVMPFSLANELMGYWYFGKVWCGIYLALDVLFCTSSIVHLCAISLDRYWSVTQAVEYNLKRTPKRVKCIILIVWLISAFISSPPLLSIESNNDISSQPQCELNDDTWYILSSSIVSFFAPCLIMILVYIRIYQVAKTRTRSMSEKHPRPDGVTQTENGLNKATSPFHGEKENGHCQCPPTPSQRTVTIGQQTEDADMEESSSSEGKGHKPKHKESQRAKRASQKKSSHSKHSTRISRVSNKSMDLFTSRRKRRRSSLARKKISQAREKRFTFVLAVVMGVFVVCWFPFFFSYSLYGVCRDSCKIPNPLFKFFFWIGYCNSSLNPAIYTIFNRDFRRAFQKILCKSWKKSF